In the genome of Mercurialis annua linkage group LG8, ddMerAnnu1.2, whole genome shotgun sequence, the window CACCAAACCAAACTTTCTGGTGTTGTTAGAAAAAACAAGCAACTCATCTTTCTAGTCCTGTTTTCTTGCCTCTTTCTTAATCCGAAGGCGAGTGATCAAACTTTCTAACGAAAACTCCTTGCTTTTGTGCTTGTGTGAATTCTTAAAATCTTTCCACGAAGGAGGTAACTTATCAATCAAAATAGAAACTTAAAATTGTTCGTCAAGAACCATACCTTCAGAGACAATCTCATGAGCGATTTTCTATAATTCATGGGTTTGCGCTTCGACATATTTGTCGTCAGTCATCTAATATTTGAGATAGCAGCTAACTGTGTACTTCTTTATCCCCGCCTCCTCAGTATCGTACTTCTTTAGCAGCGCCTCCCAAGTCTCCCTTGCATATTTTCCATTATTGTAATTATCGTATAGATCATCACTCAGTgcaataagaataaaaatcttGCACAAGTAATCTTTGGTCATCCACTACTGTAATTcagcattttattttttgtttttcttcatcAGCATCAGTTTCATCAACGATAAGCATTTCCATTGATAAAACTGAAACCActtttttaatggttaaaaaGATTTTTATCTTTTGTTTCCACCTTTTGAAATGTAGACCTTCAAAGCGGATTAGTTTGTTGGTATCGACAGCAGAGAAACCACAAATACTGACCTGATTGGAATTCATGGCAGCAAATGTAAAGGGACATGTCTAAAACTTGTTGTTACAAGTGCCGAGCAACACGTTTGAATTCGATGAGGCTGAGCCGGGGACTATATCGCTTTTTTAAGACATTTCGTGGCATAGTTCGGCGGTGCAAATAAGACTAACAACTGCGGCATCCCTAGGATAAAATAGCTGGAATACTGTTATTACTGCACTTTGACAACAGCTCTCGAACACTCTCTGTAATGTTCGttcttattttgtatttttctgtGTTCTAGTATGTTTACAAATGAAAATGGGAGCATGTAGCATCCCGTATTTTTAAGGGATAAAATATTTCCatatgtctaatattttattaggtgggagtacgtaaattaaatttaaagataaatttaatttacaagtgtccctaataGTATATTGTGACAAtaggatttcaaatttaaattttgaaaatttaaatttgcatatTTATATAGTTAAAGAGGATAATATAAACCTATGAATTgagtgcagaataattcataagttccgtgcgaatatttttggtgtcaatattcgcgaaatattttaaaaaggttattgtgaaaatttgataaaatttggaaatagaaattttatcaagtgcGGTCAATGtggacctaataaatcgaaaatgatttattaaaaataaaatataagtcggatgaaaataaaaattatatttttattcttttatattttactagatttttgggtaaattttcacgaaattcggaAGTCGTTTCTGTTTaaactacggacgactaattaagaagttggcttaaagtgcatgattgaactAGTATTAAAGAGTATTTTaacattttctatatatataacatttcaaaGGAAATGTTGGGCATCAGAGctcatttcttttatttgaaagaaATGGAGAGTTGCTTAGCTCCCTGTGTGTGCGACGTGAGTTAGGGTTTCGGCCGATCCGTTTCGTctgtttctcgattctaactctaTTTTCTCGACGATTATTCAAGTAATCGAGATATTAAACtcatattaaacgtttattttgatatattttgaatatatatatatatatatatatatatatatatatatatatatcgttATACACAGTTGCCGAATTGAACGATTGAATTATACAACCGAATTGCGTTTGGATTGTGATATTGTGAACTAGGACGTAACTATACACGTTTGCAGCGTTCCGGGAACGTCGGAAAAACCAAGAAATCATGTTTGCAGGGCTAGAAACacggctgcacgaacgtgcagtcatgagctgcacgaacgtgcagtcatgagctgcacgaacgtgcagcctAGTtcctgcacgaacgtgcagctaAAGCTGCACGGTCGTGCAGCGACCTGCTGTGCCACACACAACAGGTCCGATGCTGAATGGGAAGAGGACTTTCGGGGGCTTTTTGGCCTAAGGGTCcgatgtaatatttttaaacctaaacctaaataCTTATAAAAACGAAAAGAGATTTAAACCTAAACCTAagtacttttaaaaaaagattttaaaagtaaagttaaatgtttaaaaaggactttaaaaagagttaaagtcaacgtttaaacggtttaaaagaattagcaaacgatgtggctaaataattagtattcgACTGGGAATTGTTTTGGAAATCAAGTCGATACTATTGAATGAATTTATTTAGGTATCGTCATACGTAAATGGACTTCTAGCGCGAAGTATGAACGTTTTCTTGATGTGAAAATGGTTTAAATGGttcttaaaaataaagagaccataagtgttatgtgttataTGTTAGATTAAACCTAGGCTTCTAGACCTATATGTTTATACTAGAAATAAgtattgatgtattgtcttgtgtgtttttgtatgtttgatccgactagctgtccagcagtcagaccaggactaagagagtctgtcacacatacgacgaggctaagtagtaacttagcactactgttagtttaagtgtttacttttgaatatcagtattcaactgttttataaccataatcgcagtagtataacttagccaagagaggtccattggaacaagctacctattgggctgCAATAAGACTAcatgatcaccaacaccgattctagatgtacttctgtcgagttatagaggtatgtctgtcgtgttAAGTTATTGAGAAAGTGAATGTCCTGACTTCATGGGTAAACCTTGGGATGACAGTAATACAATTACGGTCGCTGATTAAActgcgatggcagtttcatgattacggtctATGTGCCAGAGATATAGAAGTGGAGGGCAGTGATTTAATTCACGGTCATTATTCCGTagtctataagctcgtgatGTCAGTAAGTCTATTAGGACAATTGTGAACTAaagtttcatatggatcgacgaattggtaatattttatatacatataactgttttatatatattatgcgattttggtatttatttgtaaactgtttactcactcagaaatatttatatttcggatcccgttgttgtttcccattTTGAGGCAACAAGCTTGGAGGTCAGTTAAGCTTCCACATTCCTACTTCACGGAAGCTCTTGTTTTGGgtatatataattttgtattcttagtatgctgcaatagtataagtgtgataTGCCAGCAGCCATGCCACTAGTCCCTGTTTAGATACTacgataggatctagtgcacttGTGCGTATACCGTCTGGGTGGCTGcgtagtggcatattgtatctagttaccgaatCGTCCtcttgtgtttttgtgagggtcaaaaacagtatattttatatatgccTGCTacgtgtaaccggtccgctgtgtattttaatatgtttaataccattgttgcgagacgcagaggtgtcGGCATTATTTACtaaacatattaacagtggcGTGTGGTTTGGAACGAGACTGCCTATGTGTTAAGCCAAGCTAGATTTAAGTCTATAGTTTCCAGTGATCACCACGTCAGGTTTTCAAATGGGAAGCGAGGGTTAAGATAACGCAGTTATCCAACCCgtacttctgaaaaccagattttacttatatatataatttcagaaatgtgtttccgttaaaagagaaaagtgaaACGGTATTTTCTAAAAACGGATCGCACGTGAGGTACGATCTTGTAACAATAAAAACTTCTAGAGGTTCTAgacttgctatgggtttcggaaAAGCCATTCCTATTCCCTTGcaccggtcgtgacttggattagggtggaatttaGGTCGTGACAGAGCAGGATTtatagagaaaaataaaagatctGTTATGCAACTTAAAAGAAACATTTTCCATATTCATTGTAGTCAAAAACCGTACAGGACAAGTGGAGGAGATCATGGGATGTGTTgtgattcaaaaataaaaaccattacacctttaataaataaaactgTCATGAAAGCAAAAAATACTGAACCACCCAACCTAGATCAGGCGGACAGCGCGTGCATGTGTGGTAAATTGGGAAGTATATATCTCCCAGGTGTTCACAAAACTAAGTACCCCTTAGAGTTTAAACCCATATGAGATTGTCCAAGTTTATAAACTCAATAAAGTAAATTCTCCTAAATAATGTggaaaaatataaaacttttcattttcttatttcaCACAtagctcttttttttttaattctaaattcAGGATTTTCCCAAGAGAAGTGATGGGTCTTAATCGGACAaccctttttttattattgtttgagAGTATATGGGTGTTTTTAGGTGTATTTACATGTATATTTTTGGTGTTGTTTTAATCGTTTTTATTTAttccttttttgtaatttgtgtAAGTATTTTGAGAAATTATGTTTTTGtacctttttgataattttttattttcatagaACATGTAAAAAtccttaatttatttagattttttattgttttgtaaaAGTTAGGGATGAAGCTAGATCATGTTTTATAAAAGAGAAGTTAGATAATGTCAACGGATGAGGATAAGTTTCATAGTAAACTTTGTCATTGTTGTAAGAAATGGGTTAGAAACATGAGTcgttaaaatttaactaaaatttcagaaagagaatttaagatttatttatttcttaagcataccaaattttaatttatttatcattggTAGTAGTACTTTaataaatctaataaaaaaattgacgtTGAATCGGAATATAGattacaatatttttaaataaacaaagtaaaaaataatatgaaataaatctattaattataactcctttttcaatttaattacaaaCTTTAGAACGTCTCAATTGTATGTAGGTTCTCAATTTGATGCATATATTaacactcatttattggtgtaatttgTTGAGGTGGATATTATTTTTGACATCCATATCAATATATTATGACCTCATGtatcgaattgagaaaaaaagaaCCTTCCAGCATACAATTGCGACATTTTAAAAGTCCgcgattaaaataaaaatgcatACATAGTTTATGATTTTCTATACCACTAtcccaaaaatatttattaggaTTACTTTTAAAAGGCTTAGATGCACCAAacatcaccaactttcgcgtgttttgcatatttaacataaattttttgattttggcatatttaacacgaacttttaaattcttgcaattaagaccacgtATGCTGTTTTACACCCAAAACGGTGCTGCTTTACATCTAAAACGGTGCCATTTTACTTCCAAAACGGTGTCATTTTACATCCTAAACGGTATCGTTTTTATATCCAAAACGATGCGATgacttaattgcaaaaattgcAAAGTTCGTGTAGTTTTTTACTAAAactaaaagtttatgttatatatacaaaacacacaaaagTTGGTGATGTTTGGTGCATCTAagcctttttagaattttaattagatgtATCCTAATATATtttggataattatttttttagataaatgctGATTTATTAGCACAACCACAAGAAGTGGGAGGCAAAGAGAAGCCAAACAAAAACTAGTTCAACTTTacaaagcaatttaagcatCTAAATACGTCATTTCCTGAATAAGGGATTCTAGGATGAAAACAAGCATAATACATAACAGCTCTAGAAATAGCTAAATGCGCTAAAGCTTCAATCTGCGTCGAATCTCCTCTGAAAACACGCCTGCTTCTCGCCTTCCATAATTCCCAAACGCAAAAGAACCAAATGAGCTTCCACAAATCTTTGTAAGCGTTTAAGGAGAAGTCATTCCATAGGATGAAAAAACTCTCAGTGGTATAAGGAGAAACCCAAATGATGCCACATTTAGAAAAGATGAAACACCACAAATTCCAAGCAAAGGAGCAATGCAATAAAATATGCGATGAAGTTTCCTCGATGTGACAAACCGAACAGCCTATAAGAGAAGGGTTAAGAATACCTCTCGCCCCTAGTGAAGCATTACAAGAGATGCGATCCCAAGCAACTAACCACATAAAAAACTGAATGCGCGGCAGGATATTAAGCTTCCAAATAGAGGGAATAAAGATTCCTAAATTCAGCTGAGATTGCAACTGACCACTAACCTGAAGAAGCTTAATTTTCAGGGAATAAGGAGTAAAACAGTACTAGAAAAcagcgttttagcgacggattttagtgacagatctaaaatccgtcgctattttttTGATTAGCGACCGGTTTTgcgacggatctaaaatccgtcgctaaacgccCAATTAAATTGGCGGGATTGATCCCGCCAACATTAGctacggattttccgtcgctatccgccaattatttttgtaaaatttagcgacggattttaaaatccgtcgctaattattgGCGGGAGTATTCCCGCCTTTTTGTTTTCCacaattggcgacggattttaaaatccgtcgctaaattacgCCTTTTGCGACagaatttagtgacggatttcaaatccgtcgttaatttgcattgtcaaaaaaaaaaattaaaaggtattaaaaatattatttaagatagtatttaataaaaaataattttttaattttttaataaaaaataattttttaattaaatttataacgtttttatttataaattaataattaaaccttatttataaaataataattacaaattatttatttatttaaagtatataaatatttttaaaaattattaattataaaaaaattattttagaatgCGGGATTAAATTATGGaaacaaatatttgttgtttttagttacatttaagtataatatacataaatatataacatgaatatgaGCTGGTTAAGGTGGAGTTACGCGCGGGAGAACTACAAGGtttaaagagtcttgagtgggagcaatggaAGTATGGGTGACCTACTGAGAAGTTAGCGAAAATTGACAGGTGGATGCGGGTGGGTGATTTAACTCGGGTGGGTGAGTGACGGAGGGCGCGgataagtgattaattaaataaaatttattttacgatgtaattttaaattttttaaatttttttaaaattagtgacggattaaaatccgtcggtaaatccgtcgctaattagcgacggatttaaaattccgtcgctaaaaccgAGATCAAAATCcttcgctaattttttttttccgtcgTTGCCAAACGTTGCGACCAAAAATGTAGCGACGGACtttttccgtcgcaaatccgtcgttaaacgtgtttagcgacggattttggtcatttagcgacggaaaaatccgtcgctaaatgattgttttctagtagtgaaacCTGCTGCCTTATTCTGCCAGTACGCTTCATCAGGACTCCCAGGGAAGGAAACAGATCGCAAATCCGATAGCAGTAGCTCTAAATCCTCCTCCTCGCCAATTCTTAGCCGACGGTTCCAGGAGGTGCGCTCAAAGACAGCAGCTCCTTGACTGAAGAAGTCAACCACCATGCTGTTTTTAGATCTGCGGATGCGATACAGATTAGGGAAACGATGCCTAAGAGGAACGCTATAAAGCCAAACGTCATGCCAAAACTTGATCAAGTCGCCTGTACCCACACGGAATGAAACACAAGAAGTAAAGCTTTTCCATTGCTCGGAATCTTTAACACAAGCATTAAAAATGCCTTTCCAAGTATGCGAAAGAAGATAATACTTAGAAGCCTCAATATCGTGCCAAGAGTTTAAGGAGCAACTCTGACAAATAACCGAGAACCACAATTGGTTCGAAGGAGAGATCAACTTCCAGATCCATTTATAAAGAAGGCTCTTATTCTTTATCCGAAAAGGGGTGATATTCAAACCACCTAACGAGAATGGAAGACAAACCTTCGACCAAGATATTTTACAAAGACCTTTGCCATTAGGAGAACCACACCACCAAAATATCTTCATGCAACGATCCAGTAAAAGAAGGACTGATTGAGGCATATAAAAAGAGCACATAAAATAAACCGGTAAACTACTCAGACACGCTTTAACAAGTATCAGTCTTCCAGCGGGCGAAAGCAGATTTCCCTTCCAAGAAGCTAATTGGTTGTGAAAATTAGTAACAACAGGCTGCCAAAGAGCTGCTTTTATCGGTCTCAAAGAAAGAGGCAATCCTAAATACATGATCGGTAAGCTGCTGATAGGACAATTAAGGATGGAAGCCGCCATTTGCAGAGAAGCATCATCAACATTGACGCCAAGAATAGAACTTTTCTTATAGTTAATATGAAGGCTGGAAACTTTCTCAAAACAACGGAGAATTCGGAGAAGGTTTACGATCATATTCATGTCATTAGGAATGAAAATTAAAGTATCATCCGCGAATTGAAGAATAGAGACCGGATCAGGATAACCATCGATATGAACACCGTCAATAAAAGAGTGAGAAATAGCTTTATCAAACAAAGCTTTAAGCCCTTCTACAGCCAACACAAAAAGCATAGGAGAGATCGGGTCGCCTTCTCGCACACCTTTTCCCATGAAGAAGTTGTGAGTAGGAGAACCACTAACCAGAACCGATAGCTGAGAAGAATTAAATAGCAAAGAAATCCAATCAATCCAAAGCTTAGGAAAATTCATTCTAGCCATCATCATAAGAATGAAATCCCAAGAAATGCTGTCGAAGGCTTTCTTAAAGTCAAGCTTAATAAGGAAGAGCTGCTCCTTTCGACGAGACGCTAAGTGCAGGATTTCCGAGGCTATCATGCGGCAGTCGTGGATATTGCGACCCTTGATGAAACCAAATTGATTAGCAGAGATGATGGAAGGCAGTAAAGGAAATAAACGATTCGCCAACACCTTACTAAGCAACTTGAAAATGCCATTAATAAAACTGATAGGTCTGAAGTCAGAAAGCTCTGAAGCTCCGATGAACATTGGATAAGCACCAAGAAAGCCGTGTTGATGCCTTGAGGGTAGCTACCCGTCTGATGAAAATTGTAGAACAAGGACATAATATCGGAATTCAAAACATGCCAGGCTTTGTTATAGAAGAAATAGTTAAAGCCATCAGGCCCAGGAGCTTTGTTATCATCCTGACCCAAAAGAGTCGATAACACCTCATCCTCCGAGAAAACCGAAGTCAAAGAAGCACCTTGAGGTTCGGACAGGCTAAGGATCGGCAGGGAAGCAAGAGAAAAAACAACACAGTTGCTGCGCTTATAAAGATTCTTGTAGAAAAGATGAACCTGATCCTTTATACCCTGAGCTGAAGAGAACCGGATGCCGTTCACAAATAGCTCAGAGATGAAGCTGTTCTTAGAATGCACCGACGCTGAGGTGTGAAAAAATTTCGTATTACGGTCCCCATGAAGATTCCACTTAACTCTGGATTTTTGACGCCAAAGAGACTCCAGTTGGTTGGAGATTAAATTATTTTCCGCCCTCAAGTAAGATAACCGATCCACTTCCATGTCAGTTAAGGCGTTAAAATCTGAAGCAACTTCCAAGGTTTGAATTTCCTGATCAACAGAAAGTAATTTTGTGTTAAGATCCCCAAAAACCTCTTTATTCCAAACCTTAATCATAGATCGCAGCTGACGCAACTTCACCACCAAATCTCCAGGAGGAAAATTAACCGAAATATTATTCCAAGCATTCAAGATGAATGAAGGGAAAGCAGAGTGATCCCACCAGGCATTGATTGACTTGAAAGGCTTAGGACCCCAATCAGAGACTACTTCAGATTTGAAAGCAATCGGGATGTGGTCCGAGTAAGATCTGGGTAAAGCCTGTAAAATTGAGTGAGGCCAAGAAGCTAGTAAAGATGTTGAGGTGAAACACCGATCAAGCTTGGACTTAGAGACACTATTCTGCCAAGTAAAGTGGCGCCCTTGAAGCGGAGATTCTATCAAACTAGAAGCCGAAATAAAATCAGAAAATTGCTGCATAGAAGCCGAAAACTATCACAATGAAGTCTATCTTCTGGACATAAAATCTCATTGAAATCCCCCAGCAACAAGCAAATCATGTGTGGATCAATCTCCAGTAATAATTCCTGCCAAAAATTAACTCTTTCCCTGGCGCAGTTACTAGCATAGACAAAAATGACTCGGATAGGCGTAGAGAACCAAATGAATTCCAAACTAATCCAACGAGCTCCCATTCTAATCCTATATGGATTGAAGAGAGTTTTATTCCAGACACACAGAATACCTCCTGAGGCACCAACCGAAGGAGTGAAACAGTAATCAAAGTATAAGTTAGGCCAAAGTCTACGAATAAAAAAGTCGTCAAAAGAATCTCTCTAGGTCTCAATTAAACCGATAAGACAAGCATTATTTTTGGTGACCAGAGAACGAATAACTCGCTGCTTCCTAGCAAATGACAAACCGCCTCTAAAATTCCATGAAATCATGTTAAAATGATAAGACATAAAGAATGGCTAACCTGGAAGAGAAAAAATCTCTAAGAATTATTCTGAATCCCTTGCGAAAGAAGAGAAATTATCTGCTCCTCATTCTCCTCACCAAATAATCCTAAATCAAACCCAATCTTCCATGTTTTTCAAGCCTCTGAAGCAACGTGGTCAGCAGTACCCTTGCTTGCCTTAGCCTCTTTAACAAGACGGATACAATTATCAATTGATGTCTATTCTTGTCGTTTGTGTGGGAAAATGAAGTATAATTCTATTAGTATTCTTACTCTTTATTCCTTTTAACCTAATTTGATCTCTATAAATAGACAAGATTTATGGCTTGTAGAATTAAAAAGTGTGGCAAATCAACACTTAAGCATTATTtaggtttatttttttcttgttggGCTTTGGGCATTTAAGTGAATCTCTACCACTCATTTAAgggttttttttatacaaatcccctaaaaatgTTGGGGCTTTCTACAAAAACACTTGAATAAGGGGTCTATATAACTTTCATACGCTGAAAAGGAAGTTTGTGCATTTTTACGCTTTTATGTAAGAAACTTTTGCATAAACACTCCAGTAAAGAATATGACAGTCCCACTGATTGGAGTCTTCCCGCCAAGACTAATAAAACAAGTAGGTCAAGAGCACGAAGTCAGAAGGCGCTGACTTTGATTATTTAACTCTTGT includes:
- the LOC126661653 gene encoding uncharacterized protein LOC126661653, with the translated sequence MRTKDKLKSWGCIDEDVCVFCNKDKENVDHLFFTCDVSRRIFKKVLEACMIFKDVERWRREWAWYGRKASGKSIMARVRRIAFISSIYQIWRARNRKVFENEAINSLAFRVVACYSCLELFAWAYSSPVTASADTTIALIGLTSKLWLLLFELDYDELGLLFDELDGGLVLAGRLQSVGLSYSLLECLCKSFLHKSRLRQARVLLTTLLQRLEKHGRLEAVCHLLGSSELFVLWSPKIMLVLSEVFCVSGIKLSSIHIGLEWELVGLVWNSFGSLRLSESFLSMLQFSDFISASSLIESPLQGRHFTWQNSVSKSKLDRCFTSTSLLASWPHSILQALPRSYSDHIPIAFKSEVVSDWGPKPFKSINAWWDHSAFPSFILNAWNNISVNFPPGDLVVKLRQLRSMIKVWNKEVFGDLNTKLLSVDQEIQTLEVASDFNALTDMEVDRLSYLRAENNLISNQLESLWRQKSRVKWNLHGDRNTKFFHTSASVHSKNSFISELFVNGIRFSSAQGIKDQVHLFYKNLYKRSNCVVFSLASLPILSLSEPQGASLTSVFSEDEVLSTLLGQDDNKAPGPDGFNYFFYNKAWHQHGFLGAYPMFIGASELSDFRPISFINGIFKLLSKVLANRLFPLLPSIISANQFGFIKGRNIHDCRMIASEILHLASRRKEQLFLIKLDFKKAFDSISWDFILMMMARMNFPKLWIDWISLLFNSSQLSVLVSGSPTHNFFMGKGVREGDPISPMLFVLAVEGLKALFDKAISHSFIDGVHIDGYPDPVSILQFADDTLIFIPNDMNMIVNLLRILRCFEKVSSLHINYKKSSILGVNVDDASLQMAASILNCPISSLPIMYLGLPLSLRPIKAALWQPVVTNFHNQLASWKGNLLSPAGRLILVKACLSSLPVYFMCSFYMPQSVLLLLDRCMKIFWWCGSPNGKGLCKISWSKVCLPFSLGGLNITPFRIKNKSLLYKWIWKLISPSNQLWFSVICQSCSLNSWHDIEASKYYLLSHTWKGIFNACVKDSEQWKSFTSCVSFRVGTGDLIKFWHDVWLYSVPLRHRFPNLYRIRRSKNSMVVDFFSQGAAVFERTSWNRRLRIGEEEDLELLLSDLRSVSFPGSPDEAYWQNKVSGQLQSQLNLGIFIPSIWKLNILPRIQFFMWLVAWDRISCNASLGARGILNPSLIGCSVCHIEETSSHILLHCSFAWNLWCFIFSKCGIIWVSPYTTESFFILWNDFSLNAYKDLWKLIWFFCVWELWKARSRRVFRGDSTQIEALAHLAISRAVMYYACFHPRIPYSGNDVFRCLNCFVKLN